In Aequorivita sp. H23M31, a single window of DNA contains:
- a CDS encoding IS110 family RNA-guided transposase, whose protein sequence is MEETVSMEIVNPHAAGIDIGSRSHWVAVGQSEPDVREFGVFNQDLFALADWLDERKIMTVAMESTGTYWQNLYAVLVARGFHVILCNGKFTKNIKGKKSDVMDCQWIQKLHTLGLLSGSFLPDGQTEQLRTYCRHRSNLLHAAASTSKKMQKYLRLLNFRLDVVVKDICGLTELLIIRAICQGEKDPQKLASLRHGNCRRSEEEIASALQSNGRKDYLFALGQELETYDHLQLKIGQCDKEIAKMLEEIIGSDDNKREHHIDPKPHKRINKNTPREIDLNLKSYQMFEGTDLLAIEGMSYSTVLALMSEVGIEGIRKFPTAKHFASWLRLAPNNKVSGGKVLSSKVPKGSNRLKIALRNAANAIGNLKESTPLRDFFHRVNFRKGRVSAISATARKLAVIIWNMVVKAVPYINPEGYLFLDQKRKLGLVKRIKKQIDKFGLTNEVIGFVNT, encoded by the coding sequence ATGGAAGAAACTGTTTCAATGGAAATTGTCAATCCCCATGCTGCGGGAATAGACATTGGGAGCCGCTCACATTGGGTGGCCGTTGGCCAATCCGAACCGGATGTTCGCGAGTTTGGCGTTTTTAATCAAGATCTTTTTGCCCTGGCCGATTGGTTGGATGAAAGGAAAATCATGACTGTTGCCATGGAAAGTACTGGTACTTATTGGCAAAATCTCTATGCAGTTCTTGTCGCTCGGGGTTTTCACGTAATCCTGTGCAATGGCAAGTTTACCAAGAACATCAAAGGAAAAAAAAGTGATGTAATGGACTGCCAATGGATACAAAAGCTGCACACTCTGGGACTGCTCAGCGGCAGTTTCCTGCCCGATGGACAGACCGAGCAGTTGCGCACCTATTGCAGGCACAGGTCCAATCTGCTCCATGCGGCAGCCTCTACCTCCAAAAAAATGCAGAAATATCTCAGACTGCTCAATTTCCGCTTGGATGTGGTAGTGAAGGATATCTGTGGCCTTACGGAACTTTTGATCATTCGCGCAATTTGCCAGGGGGAAAAGGATCCGCAAAAGCTTGCGTCACTAAGGCACGGCAACTGTCGTAGAAGTGAAGAGGAGATAGCCAGTGCTTTGCAATCAAATGGAAGAAAGGATTACCTATTCGCTCTTGGGCAGGAATTGGAGACCTATGACCACCTGCAATTAAAAATAGGACAGTGCGACAAGGAGATAGCAAAAATGCTCGAGGAGATCATCGGTTCGGACGACAACAAGCGGGAGCACCACATTGATCCAAAACCCCATAAAAGGATCAACAAAAACACGCCCAGGGAAATAGACCTAAACTTAAAGTCGTATCAGATGTTCGAGGGAACAGACCTATTGGCCATAGAGGGAATGAGCTACTCCACAGTTCTGGCACTAATGAGTGAGGTGGGAATCGAAGGGATCCGGAAGTTTCCAACCGCAAAACACTTTGCGAGCTGGTTGCGATTGGCGCCAAACAATAAAGTAAGCGGTGGCAAGGTGCTATCCAGCAAAGTGCCCAAGGGTAGCAACCGTTTAAAAATTGCGCTACGCAATGCCGCAAATGCCATAGGGAACTTAAAAGAATCAACCCCATTGCGTGACTTCTTCCATCGTGTCAACTTTAGAAAAGGACGCGTATCGGCCATTAGTGCCACAGCACGAAAGCTTGCAGTGATTATTTGGAACATGGTGGTCAAGGCAGTGCCCTATATAAATCCAGAAGGGTACCTATTCCTAGACCAAAAAAGAAAGCTGGGATTGGTGAAGCGTATAAAGAAACAAATCGATAAATTTGGTTTGACCAATGAAGTTATAGGTTTTGTAAATACCTAA
- a CDS encoding IS110 family RNA-guided transposase, translating to MKTEPTAQPKLYIGIDIHKRSWKVHCATDLFAGKSFAMPPKPEVLQEYVSKHFPNYEVTTAYEAGCCGYYAHRSFIQYGWTSLVVNPADIHRKGKERFTKTDKIDAQLISRELKDGRLESIHVPEIEREQLRSLFRRRNDLVKDFRRIKSHIKMQLLYFGVAIPEEFDNDHWSHKFRGWIDDQSFVYPSARETLDSRMRSFRFIDQELRDVSSKIRAYCRKHYKKDYYLLKSIPGIGGIVASGIICELGDLRRFNSIKHLAGYVGLAPGVHQSGDNQKSTGITMRAHRLMRSYFIEASWQAIRTDPIMQAYYRKHLGKDVKSVIIKVARKLLSRTLAVIKTETPYAIGVIE from the coding sequence ATGAAAACTGAACCCACTGCCCAACCAAAGTTATACATAGGCATCGATATCCACAAGAGGAGCTGGAAAGTTCATTGTGCTACAGATCTCTTTGCTGGCAAGTCGTTTGCCATGCCTCCAAAGCCTGAAGTCTTACAGGAGTATGTTTCTAAACACTTTCCTAATTATGAGGTCACTACGGCTTATGAAGCTGGCTGTTGCGGCTATTATGCGCATCGTAGTTTTATACAGTATGGATGGACCTCCCTTGTGGTCAACCCTGCCGATATCCACCGCAAGGGAAAGGAACGCTTTACTAAGACCGATAAAATAGATGCCCAGCTTATAAGCAGGGAATTAAAAGATGGTAGATTGGAAAGTATACATGTACCTGAAATTGAACGAGAACAACTGCGCAGTCTCTTTAGAAGGCGCAATGATCTGGTAAAGGATTTTAGACGCATCAAGAGCCATATCAAGATGCAGCTGCTTTATTTCGGTGTTGCCATTCCCGAGGAGTTTGACAATGATCATTGGAGCCATAAATTCCGTGGCTGGATTGACGATCAATCATTTGTTTACCCATCGGCCCGTGAGACGCTGGATAGCAGAATGCGCAGTTTTAGGTTTATCGATCAAGAACTACGAGATGTGTCTTCAAAGATTCGTGCCTATTGTCGCAAGCATTACAAGAAGGATTATTATCTCTTAAAAAGTATTCCGGGAATAGGTGGGATCGTTGCCAGCGGTATCATCTGCGAGCTTGGTGACCTGCGGCGCTTTAACAGCATAAAACATTTGGCGGGCTATGTAGGTCTGGCACCGGGGGTCCATCAAAGTGGCGACAACCAAAAGAGCACCGGTATTACAATGCGTGCCCATAGATTGATGCGCAGTTATTTTATAGAAGCATCGTGGCAGGCCATCAGGACAGATCCGATAATGCAGGCCTATTATCGCAAGCATTTGGGAAAGGACGTCAAATCAGTAATAATCAAGGTCGCGCGTAAATTACTCAGCAGGACCTTGGCGGTAATAAAAACAGAGACTCCCTATGCAATAGGAGTAATAGAATAA